Proteins from a genomic interval of Euwallacea fornicatus isolate EFF26 chromosome 1, ASM4011564v1, whole genome shotgun sequence:
- the mmm gene encoding dynein axonemal intermediate chain 3 — MQDTEEVDGRGLSSPKRRRKKKKKRRNLLDIPGVRRIVLSEPTQKIVECVVGKNVTSESPWTYVKKKLIQDNLELHGERSEFVPLREEMLIYPRPEILIGYIADETQDKDDEFYFCVTEEATDNVQKIIVKLRQEQDERLYSRLYKGIHQWQSMGSEAEVDESIVKTNRPLLEVEVETRYPIFPRKVQFRLLRAENKRDGYMELRCTAEENLSNVYMRRIDSAVQVAPALVSAEAQTTCTYPRNVATQYLYETGPIDSPKTIAHTNKYLDNLSDLLKVNGTINLYSDDYESLVKTANWAKGTTWTEFSKDLVEYLSFMEVNLCKGKMISDICWHKMWTGIVAIAYCDVSPNIFHTGLQKGDEVYTAVYTVNLVLIWSFSDTLKPKLILESPREIHRISFCDFDENILIGGCKNGQIVVWDLRKKLQKVEEKEILTTLQHKYRNFLHSLMGWMKDSHDIAIVRPAAVSDLRHSHKSAVSGVSWVEPHHHFSRTGTLSLLELDDEGNQKYSMQFVTSSLDGTVLIWDLKDKPEMHPGEYTLKRFNRFRQKPNTLQQEESPYRVLHLNLKPRCRINVNKKDDKNKSEAITRSYTSFCWLTYEEKDLSQLKKHDIKERVIYKPIMTNDRNIRPEIKIGTAEGNYVELHLEGQDIDSEEVVNIKQAKYIFYSKYHDGPITSLHTSCEDNTTLSVGGKIFALWRKDLPDRPILWRRSRQFFTKGELNPFQPFKIILHSVTGVLSHWMLPINSKSPIFTQVMSNGLLTASAIHPYSGDRAIYGIGDERGSFRLFYFEQTSEAESTHIKKLMEVFINREINRKKLFLSWQENFNKRNEIYLTKIKEKAEEKVKEETAKEKKKDMKLPERPVKKGPQPGKYIDGIREQRHLRNEARIKAMIIKKKQLDTEELEKRRQPLLKLDEENERKKRRQKERLKQGDFIFRDTVASLFPDVVKEISPSPPDPYGGGQSEDILANCYMYYEDLSKDANEFIITHPLKHNFTFKDLLVASKAKDTSKFHSHIHTKRYEEEKKLLRRRENEDQIEVIESKNQKEESKENNPDEQELKKEA, encoded by the exons ATGCAAGACACAGAAGAGGTGGACGGCAGAGGTTTGAGTAGCCCGAAGAGAAGGCgcaagaaaaagaagaagcgCCGAAATCTCCTCGATATCCCTGGGGTGCGGAGGATTGTTTTGTCGGAGCCGACTCAAAAGATTGTAGA ATGTGTTGTGGGGAAAAATGTAACGTCAGAAAGCCCATGGACATATGTGAAGAAGAAGTTGATTCAAGACAATTTAGAGTTACACGGAGAACGCTCCGAATTTGTACCCTTACGAGAAGAAATGCTCATCTATCCGAGACCTGAAATATTGATTG GTTACATTGCCGATGAAACTCAGGACAAAGAtgatgaattttatttctgcGTAACTGAAGAGGCCACAGACAATGTGCAGAAAATCATAGTAAAGCTGCGGCAGGAACAGGACGAACGTTTGTATTCTCGACTCTACAAGGGCATTCATCAGTG gcAATCAATGGGATCTGAAGCAGAGGTGGACGAATCAATTGTGAAAACCAACAGACCCTTGCTGGAGGTGGAAGTGGAGACTCGATATCCTATTTTCCCTAGAAAGGTGCAATTTAGACTGCTTAGGGCTGAAAACAAGAGGGATGGGTACATGGAGCTGAGATGTACAGCTGAAGAGAATTTATCGAATGTTTACATGAGAAGGATTGATAGTGCCGTACAGGTGGCTCCAGCTTTAGTGTCTGCCGAAGCACAAACCACGT GTACTTACCCAAGAAATGTTGCCACCCAATATCTATACGAGACTGGGCCCATAGATAGCCCCAAAACCATCGCACACACTAATAAGTATTTGGACAACTTATCTGATCTACTCAAA GTCAATGGGACcataaatttatattcagACGACTATGAATCTTTAGTAAAGACCGCAAATTGGGCAAAAGGTACCACCTGGACCGAATTCTCTAAGGACTTAGTGGAGTATCTATCCTTCATGGAGGTCAATTTGTGCAAAGGAAAGATGATCTCCGATATCTGTTGGCATAAAATGTGGACAGGAATCGTTGCCATTGCTTATTGTGACGTCAGTCCTAATATATTTCATACTGGGCTTCAAAAGGGAGATGag GTGTACACAGCTGTTTACACTGTAAATCTTGTGCTTATATGGAGTTTTTCGGACACACTAAAACCGAAACTAATCCTGGAGTCTCCAAGAGAAATTCATAGAATCTCCTTTTGTGACTTTGATGAAAACATATTGATTGGAGGATGTAAGAATGGGCAGATC GTTGTGTGGGATTTACGAAAAAAGCTTCAGAAAGttgaagaaaaagagattttaacCACACTTCAACATAAGTACAGAAATTTTCTGCATTCGTTGATGGGGTGGATGAAGGATTCTCATGATATTGCGATTGTAAGACCTGCAGCAGTGTCGGATCTAAGGCATTCACACAAGAGCGCTGTTAGTG GGGTGTCATGGGTGGAACCCCATCACCATTTTTCCCGAACCGGTACATTGTCTCTTCTCGAACTTGACGACGAGGGAAACCAAAAATACTCAATGCAATTTGTGACCAGCAGTCTCGATGGAACAGTTCTAATCTGGGATCTAAAAGACAAACCTGAAATGCATCCTGGAGAATACACACTCAAGAGATTCAACCGTTTTAGGCAGAAACCTAATACCTTGCAACAGGAGGAATCTCCCTATAGGGTTTTACATTTGAACCTAAAGCCGAGATGTAGAatcaatgttaataaaaaggaTGATAAGAACAAGAGTGAGGCGATAACAAGAAGTTACACATCATTTTGTTGGTTAACTTATGAAGAAAAAGATCTTAGCCAATTAAAGAAACATGACATTAAAGAGAGGGTTATTTACAAGCCTATTATGACCAATGATAGGAATATTAGACCTGAGATTAAGATAGGCACAGCCGAGG GGAACTATGTAGAGCTTCACTTGGAGGGTCAAGACATTGATTCAGAAGAGGTTGTTAACATTAAACAAGCAAAGtatattttctattcaaaataCCATGATGGACCTATCACATCACTTCATACTTCTTGCGAGGACAACACGACACTTTCGGTTGGAGGGAAGATTTTTGCATTGTGGAGGAAAGATCTTCCCGATAGACCGATTCTGTGGAGGAGGAGTAGGCAGTTTTTCACTAAAGGGGAGTTAAACCCATTTCAG CCCTTCAAGATAATTCTTCATTCAGTGACAGGAGTTTTAAGTCACTGGATGCTGCCTATTAATAGTAAAAGTCCTATATTCACCCAAGTCATGTCCAACGGACTTTTAACTGCTTCAGCTATTCATCCGTATTCGGGTGACAGGGCTATTTATGGTATTGGAGATGAGCGAG GATCATTTAGGTTGTTCTATTTTGAACAAACTTCAGAGGCCGAGTCAACACATATTAAGAAATTAATGGAAGTGTTTATTAATAGAGAAATTAACAGGAAAAAGTTGTTCCTAAGCTGGCAA GAGAATTTCAATAAGcgcaatgaaatttatttgacgaaaattaaagaaaaagcgGAAGAAAAAGTTAAAGAGGAGACGgccaaagagaaaaaaaaagatatgaaGTTACCTGAAAGACCTGTTAAAAAAGGCCCCCAACCAG GAAAATATATAGACGGGATTAGGGAGCAACGTCACCTGAGAAACGAAGCTAGAATAAAGGCGATGATAATCAAAAAGAAGCAGTTGGACACGGAAGAACTAGAGAAAAGGCGACAGCCTTTGCTGAAATTGGATGAAGAAAACGAGAGAAAGAAACGAAGACAAAAAGAAAG GTTAAAACAAGGAGATTTCATTTTTCGAGATACCGTCGCGAGTTTATTTCCGGATGTTGTTAAAGAGATATCTCCATCTCCACCAGACCCATATGGTGGAGGACAATCTGAAGATATCTTGGCAAATTGCTACATGTATTATGAAGATCTTTCTAAGGATGCCAACGAGTTTATCATAACACATCctctcaaacacaactttacTTTTAAGGATTTGTTAGTAG CTAGCAAAGCTAAGGATACAAGTAAGTTCCATTCTCATATTCATACCAAGAGATATGAGGAGGAGAAAAAGTTGCTGAGAAGACGAgaaaatgaggatcaaatagAAGTGATTGAgtctaaaaatcaaaaagaagaaagtaaagaaaataatccagATGAACAAGAGTTGAAAAAAGAAGCCTAA